Proteins co-encoded in one Papaver somniferum cultivar HN1 chromosome 5, ASM357369v1, whole genome shotgun sequence genomic window:
- the LOC113282987 gene encoding probable serine/threonine-protein kinase DDB_G0278509 yields MMIVAPESFQETMVPDSLGTKPLKGNSYPSSSWLCIGGLTTTKPDFDPRHKPLKSITSWLIPKLISRSKNKVCPKMKTLETALSDHGVHPYLENICPRNPFRNSSDDKDASKTGVYKMITSRVKGISWSWDSQQVSRSLSYSTNSDVTSSMRSRSTSSSRSSPHRKFYMETDYLNYDISLSNLTFGEQIVQGSCATVYHGLWCGTDVAIKVFLKFDYSDLLMQHSFRQEVLLMKRLRHPNVVLFMGAVTSPPHLCIVTEFLPRGSLFLLLRCHTAATSQFAYSHGFGHSKCRSIPCNNFY; encoded by the exons TAATTCCTATCCCAGTTCTAGTTGGCTGTGTATTGGTGGTCTAACAACAACTAAACCTGATTTTGATCCTCGGCACAAACCTCTGAAATCTATCACATCTTGGCTGATACCAAAACTG ATATCGAGATCGAAAAATAAAGTATGTCCGAAAATGAAAACATTGGAAACCGCTCTCTCTGACCACGGGGTGCACCCTTACCTTGAGAACATATGCCCAAGGAATCCTTTTAGAAATTCTTCTGATGACAAGGATGCAAGTAAAACTGGTGTCTACAAGATGATAACTTCTAGAGTGAAGGGAATATCATGGTCCTGGGACAGCCAACAAGTCTCTAGATCCCTGTCCTATTCTACTAACAGTGATGTAACAAGTAGCATGCGGAGTAGAAGCACAAGCAGTAGTAGAAGCAGTCCTCATCGTAAATTTTATATGGAAACAGATTATTTGAATTACGATATCTCTTTGAGCAATTTGACATTCGGTGAACAGATTGTGCAAG GTTCATGTGCAACTGTGTACCATGGTCTTTGGTGCGGCACG GATGTTGCAATCAAAGTATTTTTGAAGTTTGATTACTCAGACTTGCTAATGCAACATTCCTTCAGACAAGAG GTATTGTTGATGAAGAGGCTGAGGCATCCAAACGTGGTACTCTTTATGGGGGCGGTAACTTCACCTCCGCATCTGTGTATTGTCACCGAGTTCCTTCCACG TGGGAGTTTGTTTCTATTACTTCGATGTCACACCGCCGCTACTTCTCAATTTGCGTACTCTCATGGCTTTGGACATTCTAAGTGTCGTTCGATTCCTTGCAACAACTTCTACTAA